From Pseudochaenichthys georgianus chromosome 15, fPseGeo1.2, whole genome shotgun sequence:
ATTTTCAGTTTCTTTGAAGCGTTAACTTACTGGACATGATGGGCATGTGACAAATACATTTCAGAAACTCTAACAACGTTGGCATGGCTTGATCAGAttgtgcaagtgaatgcaagGCACTGAGCATCATAAGACCAATAACCAATGTAGGCAACACACGTCTTGTCCTGCAATATTCTTTGTTACGTGTTCATAATAGAAGCATTTCAAAATCTGCAACCTGAATGCAGAAAGAATTTCAAAACTTGATTGGCAATGATGTGTCCACATTTCCTCAGCAGTACCCTTTGCCCATTCGCCCTAGGACATTCCTACAAGAGGGACAATAACTTCTGTTACCTCAAAGCTAGCAATGTATTCTACACCACTATTTAATTTGCTAATTTCTGTATATTCCTATGATATTAGAAAAACAAATTTTAATTCGAAAAATAATGCATAACCCATATTTCAATGAAGTATCATATATTATTGTTTACTTCTAAAATGTCatgtttatatactttatatttcAGAATTTTTAGATCTTTTCAAAacatcttaatatttttttaatcagttcAGTTAAGTAGAAATTACGTATTTTCTTCTATAAATAGTCCCTATATAGAGCCCTGTGAGTACGCAGGTTGGGAACAAGATGCCTTTCTGACTGCATGCTCAGACATGACTCCGCAGCACCACTCTGTGGCAGATGTTAAATCATGGAAACGTGACTTCTGAAAAAGACCACTCCATGACTTACGCTCCTGAATTAGGTCCTAAAATGGCAGGCTCTTCACCTAAGACCCCACCCAGGGACTTATGGACTTTCATATACCATACAAAGGTGCGTGAAGAATCTATTCCGCTCAACACAGATTGAAGTTGAAGGTTTCAAATTgtttttattcttgaacaaATACAAGCAATTGGAGGCTCTTAGGCCCCTATTTTCTGAGGTAATAAACTGAAGTGGATTATTAAGTCAAATATAGACTAACAACACATAGATGtcgtgtgatttaaaaaaactgATGGATCCAGTTTCACTTTTGCTCGGGACATGGTGTTGCATAACGCTGCCTTTAAGCCTGAATTGTCTACAGAAAACCTATTCCAGGTTACTATTCACAAAAATGCATCTGTAACTATCAGGGTCAGTTCtccattaaaaaaacatgagaCTGAATCAAAAAGTGAGGGGAGTAACGTCAATTTAAGATGAATTTGAGTAAAGGCAATCTGATTTCTTTACTTTAAGTATGTTGTAGGtaactcctctctctctctctctctctctctctatatatatatatatatatcaattcaCGCACATTACCTGACCTTTTACCCCAACAATGTGGCCCAGCCTGATGTCATGAtcttctaaataaagaactaaaaaCAAACCTAAGTATTAGGCTCACCTGGCTTGTCAGAAGGCAGAAAGCCTTGTTGCTTTATGAAACGCTAATCCCAATTTATAAATCTATCACCTGAACACTGTGTAACATTTATTTAGTCATGTGCAGAATGTCTCTCAGGTGGTTATTGTGTTTTGACCCTTTAAATGTATAGTTCAACATACATCATTCATTCTTTTAGTCTTTTATTAAAACTGATTTACATGTAACAGTTTCATTAATATTATCATTTACTGCATGCATGTACTGTACACAAAAATAAAAGGGCAGTATCACACAATTGCAGCAGAGGGCAGTGTAAAATAAGAAATGTTAGACAACCAGAGGGCTTTCAAATCTATTTGTATTCCTCTAAAAATGTCTCGTCTCCTAGTCAGTATAATCTTCTAAGCATCAATAACATTTAATCAAGTTATATTTAATCAACCACATTTAGAAGCATACATTTATCATATTTTACACCTCAAAATAACTATGTCCACATTTTCCATGGCCATACTAGTATGAGAACAAAAAGGAAGCTAaagagaaaatatattttaaaagtgataaaaaataaacaaaagtaTCTTCCAAAGAATTCCACAACTGAAAACAACAAATACATTCCTTTGTTCCTTACTTGTTTAAATTAGCATACCTAGTCTTTCAAGGTATATAGCCATTACAGAAACCATTGTTAATAAAAAGACACAAGTTTGTGCCTCAGTTTCTTTAAATCAAAAACATCATGTACCAAACGTTCCTGTCCTTCTGCTGTTAACTTCTTAAGGCTGTGGGATTTCCTAACTATGTACAAATCAACCATGAATCCCAATAACAAATGGACTTATGACCACATCCGTTATCTGCCCTACCTACAGTATATACTGCCTGAACCCTTCTCCACAGCCTCTTCTTTCTTGAACCCTTTTATACATTCTGGTGCCTGTCATTCAGTTAACTTCCCCTTGCACCACATCAGATTAAATCATAATTAAACAAAACCAAATACACATTCCTTCATCTGTGTTATTTGTTTAATAAAGTTAAGAATTGACATATAAAGATCACACGGTAACTAATGAGGCTCTGGTGTGCCTAATGGAAGCTATGATATCCAGTGACAAGTGTACATTCATTGACAGCCAGGGCACTTGTTGAATGTGACCCATGCTGAAAAGATGGCATTTATCTCTGGCTATAGTGAGCAGAGGTGTTTGACACAACCTTGCTTAAAGAGCAGACGTTCACATATTGTTTCAATGTGAAAATCAAGgagtttacatttttttttttacaattttcaGCTGGTCATGCATTATTTAAACCCCTGTACAAGTAGgcattattgttgttttttttcaatgCTGCAAAAAAACAGGggtaaaaatacatttttggGCACATCATTGAGTAGGACATGCACTGAAAAACAGAATTAAATGTTCAAAGTTAGATAAAATAAATAAGCCTGCAACCTTTGCTTTATGATCCCCCATCTGTCGACATACTACAACATTTTTCTCAGTGATTTTAATCCTATTGTCAGAATCGCAATAATTCATTTTCAACATCTTTCAGACATTTCAAGTTTCAAAGAATATTTCAGTACAGGCTCTGTTTAGATCTGCTAAATAAGTAGAAAGAGATCTCCAGAAACCTTACACAAACCTCCCCCAGGACAGGCATATGGTTGACTCTACAGCATACATTATATGCCATTATActctattgtattattgtcacTCGGATATATGTGTGATTAAATGTGTTAGCAGCAAAAATAAACTTGTTAAGCAGCATTTTGAAAAGGAAAAAGATGTGTATAACCTCATTATTCAAGTTCTAACTTCAACGGCTTCTTGATTTCTGGACTTGAATGTTACTTAATTACTTTTACAGCTGAATTTGAGACTTAAGTAagctcatgtttatttattCGTCACTATTGATCAATGCATTGCCCATAGTAAGTTGTCAAAGCCTTAGCACAACCCAAAACCCCAAAATATTCAATTAACAATGACTTTAGAAGAGAACAACTGAATATTGTCACACAGAACTAATGGATGTTTGGTATTTTTAACTTAAACTATGAAAGAATTTGTGTATCACAGAAGGATGTCATAGTGACTGATTTCCTGGTTTTCACATTGCCCCTGGCCTCCAGACATGGGGCTTAATGCCTCCCTTGGTGGCAACAAAACGTGGTTTGGGTGCCTGAACTGGGGCGGGCTTGAGTGACGGCAAAGAGGCAAGAAAACTGAGATCAGGAGCGCTCTGGAACTGCTTGGCTGACTGGAGCCCACTGGTGTATGATACTGGCATGTAAGGTGTAGGGACTGCAGGGGGCAAAGGGTGTTGAATAGGGGCGGCAGAGAACGTTGGGAGGCCAGGCAGTCCAAATGGTTGGGAGGGTGTTGAAGCTGGCATTTGGGCACTGAATGGTGCTGGGTTTGGAGCAAAAGGAGCAGGAGGTGGGGAGATCATACTGGAATAAGAAAAACGTTCTCCAAGGCTAGTGGCCGAGCGGGGTGCAATGACCTGGGGAGCTAGAGATGGAGCAGACATTGGTGTTGGTGTGGAGAATCGTTTGACCTCAAAAACACGAGCTGTTTTGATGGGGATCTGCTTAGGGGGAGATAATGAGCTGCCCACCATTGTTGCTGTTGTGCAGTTACCGTactgcagctgctgcctctgggCCTGGTAAGAAGGCATGGCTGAAATATTAGCATCACTGCCCCCATAGTTGAACATGGCAGAATTGAGCTGGTAGGGCTGCCTTCTCATGACATCCAGAGCTTTGATGCCCTCTCTTTGGGGGGCACCTCTACCCATGCTTTCTGGATTGCTTGTATTCCTTTGAGGCCCTGTAGGGATAGAGGGGGCCAGGAGTGGGTTGTAACCAATGGGTGGAGGAGCACGGACATTTGGGGAGTATTTCCACTGAGACGCAAGTGAAGGATTGTTGGAGAAGTCAAGGGATTGGGCTGCATTGTGCGAGGCCACTACCTGCTGGTAAGGCATCTCAGGTGGGTTATCAACTACATACATACCCATCCGGCTCTGTCTGCGAGCAAACAGCTCGGCCCCCTTACCCCCTGCTTGAAGAAACTGTGGGGCTTCATGGATGACCCTAGGCTTGGGTGCAACTGGAGGAGGTGCTTTTCCCATGCCAGCCTCAccactcctctcctcctctcctgcaTCGTCAAAGGTATCGTCAGGCGGTGGTTGGACATATTTGTGTCGGGTGGACCTGTCATCCAGGTTCTGCACCATACACAACAACTCAGGATTGGGGGAGTGTTTCTTGACCTCTGGCACATTGAACATAGGTTTGGGTTTGCCACCACGGCGTCGAAAGTCGTTTAATATTCCTGTGCGACCTAATGGACCAGGAACTGGGGTTGGAGCTACAGCTTCTGGCTGATAGACAACCGACACTGGGGCCATGGGATATTGAAGTGGACTTGGCTGAGCAACTGGAACTTGAAGTGGAGGCGCTAGGGCAACTGGGTTAGGTGAACCAGGGTATTGATATGCAAGAGGAGCTGGGGCTGAAGCCATTGGTGCTTGTTGAGCTGTGGGCATTGAGGGCACATACACTGGGACCCCAGCTACAAATGGAGCTTGGGAAGCTGCAGTTATTGCTGGTGATGAGTGCATTTTCTCTTCAGAGGTGGAAACGGCTGGATGGTAATAGTTAACAGGAACCTGTGGTGTTAAGGGAAAGGGACCTTGAGGTACAAAGGATGGCTGAATAAACACTGGTGGTGGGCCAGGGGGGAAATATGATGTGGCATTCATGGCTAGTTCAGAGGCAGTGGAGAATTGTGATGGCATGAAAGCAGCTGAGGCAGGACGCTGGCTCGTCTTTGTGACAGAAGGTCGGAACGCTACAGGGGCAGTTGCCGCTCGAATGCTGATAAAGCCAGGAGTAAAAGGACGAGCAGTTCTATTGAGAACATTACTTGATGGTTGTTCTGGTAATGGTGTTTCTGTTGGTGGTGCAGGTTTGTTCAGAACAGTCACTGAGGCGGTGGCTGGTTTGAGGGCCACAGGTGGAGGGGACATGGTAGCTGTACTAATGGCCGAGTAGGATGGGTCCCCATTAGACATGCTATAGGTTGCAACTTGACCTGGAGCCTGAGCCTGATTTAGCTGAATGGCTCTTAGGCCAGGTGGTATCATCTGCTGAGGCTGGAGGTCTGGCTGCATCTGTGGTTGAAACTGTGAATGCAACTGATATGCCTGAACCTGCCCTTGGACTTGAGACTGTGGAGGAGCCTGAGGTTGTGCCGCCTCTACCTTCTTGGCATGCTCAGCAGCCCTCTTTCTCTGCTGCTCAAACAACTGGGCGCCCTTGCCTGTAGTGTGACTCAACCCTGGACTTGAAGCATCCTCTGCCCTATCCACACGACCTTCAGTGCCTGCAGTTGCCCTCTTCTCCAGCATATCCAAGTAATCACTATCCCAAGTTGGGTCAGGAACTGCAGAGAAGCCATCCTCATCAAACTCTGATTCGCTGCCAGGGAATACCCCATCCTCCTCTTGCGAGTCCTCACACCTGTCCTCGTCCACACTACCAAAACTGGTGAGTGTGTACTTCTTGGAGCGCTGACgcctctttttgaacatcagCACCCCTTTGGAGTGGGGGTTGGGAGCATCAGTCAATAGGGACGCAATTGTTCGACACTTGCTTTTGGCTTCTTTTACATGCTTGTCTTGCAGATTATCCCCTCGGTTCAGTTCTGCAAGATATGAAAGCCATAGCTTTTAGGAGCTGTTACACAATAACATGTCATTAGTACTAGTAAGGTCAGATACATTagattaaatatttaaaaagaacTGAATCTGAAATGAGCATGTAAACCTGTCTTGACCACCATGCCTTCAACAGGCATTCATCCCCTAACGTGCAACAGAAGCACTTCCTGGAAAATGCCCTGCATGCCTTCAGCTTCTCACATTAGCTGGGGTGAAGGATACATTCGCACATTATTAGTCTTATGTACTCTGACATCCAACCTAGCGAGGACTACCGGCAAGCTAGTGGAAAGTTGCATGTTGTAGGTGACTGGAAGGAGAACTTCAAAGTGTAGTCACAACATATCTTTGAACTTGTTATGGTATTAAGAAGATTATCATAGATATCCTAGTTATGTTACCCTAGTATGAACTGCCACATGAAGGGAGTTCCTAATTTGTCTAGGACAGGGTTCCTAAGTAGGACATTAGAATGTTAAACCTTCTCTCGTGGCAAGAGAGATTTACaggaatacatatatttaagtTCTTAAAACAGCCCACTGCCTTCAAATAGCCCTGCTCTGTCCTTTTTCTTGGTGCTCGTTATGGATGATAGACTGCATGACACGATGTAAGAAGAAAATGTAACGAGTTGTATAGTAAAATAAAGGACAGTGGCAATAGAAAACagaaaaagagaagagaaaATGAGAGTATGCTTTGCTACTTGATACCTAAAAGCAGCTGTAAATGCCCTTCAGTACTCCTAGAATGATCGCTGGGGTTTTCCACACATAACTGAAGGTACAATTAGTAAACCATACCATTCAATGCCCTTTTGCCAGACTAAGCTTAGGTTGACACCATTTATGAATGTTTGGTTAGAATGTGGTTGACTGATCAAATGACAGTATGACACCGTAGTTTCTCTGATTAGGACAATCAAAGAAATTTGATTGCCATTATTCCTAATGGCAATATAATAAATGTTaatcaattacattttttgggaatCAATGGTGAATCTTCTTTAAAACAAGGCGCTATCTAGCTCTACGATGGGGTTTAATAGGGAGTGTTTTGTGAActataaatgtacttaaatgtactttaagctgaagacttttctttttgtcgctgctggctgaagacttttctttttttctttttgtcgctgcttttaattgaactattcatatcttaaactgcactgtaacttttatccatgtactttttcttgtaatgtttaattgaactattcatattttagactgcactgtaacttttttccatgtatttttccttaatgtttattttattagcttttctttgtttaatgcttaatgtctttcatttttttttgtaaagcactttgaattgccttgcgttgaaaagtgctatataaataaacttgccttgcttcTTACTTACTTTTAATTCTTGAACCAAACAATGTTACTTATCTGGAATGTGTACTTAATTGAGGAAACTATGTGATGCACACTCGGTCATGATTTTTCCTCAGCCATACTTACTAGCTTGTTTGGCCTTTTCCATGTACGTGGTTGTCAGCTCCTCATCAATGGGGTTATTCACAGGACCCACCATGGGTACAAGCTGGCTGCGGGATCCCAGCAGAAGTGCCTCTTTTGCCCTCGCAGGGCATACCAGTGGCACTAGAAAGCCACTGTCCTCCTCTTGTACTCCATCCCGTGTCCCCTGGTCATCTGCTGAGGAGATGATGGAGGAggtctcagtggatgtctgggAGGACCACAGTCCTGGAACAGGGGGCTGGTAAATCACCTCCCTCCGTGCCACCCCCGGTAACCCTCGTTCTCCATCTCCCCCACGTCCATCCAACAAATGAGGATAAGCATGTGTATCTGGAGCGCTGTCATAGCCACTCATCTCTGATGTCTCCCCGCCCTCTGGGGAAGCTCGTCCTGATGGTTTTCCTGGGTTGGGGTTGTTGGGGCTGCGCCGTTTCTGCCTTCTCTGCCTTTCATAGCCGGCCACATCTGCATCACTGTCAGTCTCACCGTAGTAAGCCTCACTACCAGGTGGAGATGTCAAACCACTGGTTATGGAGGAGTGGCTACGGTGGATTTCACGGACGGGTGCATGGTGTGGGTGGTTGGGCGACATGGCACGCAAAGCAGCACGGTACTCTTTGTCTATACGGGGAGATGGGGCACGGGTCACAAGCACCACGGACTGAAAACCAGCTGGCACCCTGCAAACAATTACAGGGTTTAAAATATTGATGGGGCCATAGTTAGATGTCTTATATGTACTTGCCTAAATCCTACAGTAAGTATGATCTTAGCAcaagcagaagaaacatttgttTGGAAAGATATTTGATGCAATCTCAAACTATTACAATGGGGGGGGGAATGATGGGTAGTCACTAGAAagagttgttttgttttgttcctCTGACCTTTTGACCCGGATGTGTAATATCCCAGAGGAGCTGTCGATGAGATCCATGGCCTGGGCATGAGATAGCGTTCCACATGGCTGATCATTGATAGACACCAGTTCATCAGCCTCCCGAAGCCCAGCCCTGCATGCCTTGCTGCGTTTACGCACCTGAACAAGTAAATAAAGGCACAATTTCAAACATTAGCATAGACGACAAAACTctaaacaaaacatttttttaagggGTATATCAAAATAATGTTGGGCATATGGTAGATCCTTTTTTTCGTTTGAGGCATGATTAAGATCAATCTCATGTCTCGGGACTTGTAATTAAGGCCAAGTTTTGGTTTGAAAAGCTGTTATGTACAGTAGTTATTTAAAGAGGATATAAAGAGAACTGctacaaacacaaacacttcTTTATTTTGTTTAGCCTTTGTAGCTGAAAGGATAGAAAGAAAGCCTGACAAAGCTATGCTGATGTCTTGTCTTGGCTTGTGACGGTGACTGACAGAAAGCAGCTTTTGTCCTGACAGCTTGAACTTGCTGCAAAGATATGCCACATATTGCAGCTTGAGTAGGGCACTCGTTCACACTTTAACTGGGAAAGGCCAGCCAGCAGCCATCTTCATTTGGTGCTTTGCTATTTGTGCCGGAGGTCTTTCAGGACCATGGCGTAATGCCCACCCTAAATTGCAGGTCCGTGCAAACCCTGTCAACATAAATTAAACAATCAATTCAAACCGATATTTAACAATTTTCAAAGAAATTGACGACAGTGTTGAATGCACTGTGAGGGCACTGCTATGTGGAAATTAGCATTGTATGTTAAATTCAATAAGGAAATGTTCAGGTCGACCAAGTAAGTTTTCTTTCCAGCTATTCTGGTTTGCCTGTAATGAAATCCCACATCCACATTTAGCTAAGCCTTTGAAAGTGGCCTGTGTCTGCATAATCATTCAGTCAGTCACCTTGTGGTTGCAAGTCATAACAGTTATAATgcccttacacacacacacacacacacacacacacacacacacacacacacacacacacacacacacacacacacacacacacacacacacacacacacacacacacacacacacacacacacacacacacacacacacacacacacacacacacacacacacacacacacacacacacacacacacacacacacacacacacacacacacacacacggtctgata
This genomic window contains:
- the synpo2la gene encoding synaptopodin 2-like protein — translated: MVAEEVIITLSGGAPWGFRLQGGVEHQTPLQVAKVRKRSKACRAGLREADELVSINDQPCGTLSHAQAMDLIDSSSGILHIRVKRVPAGFQSVVLVTRAPSPRIDKEYRAALRAMSPNHPHHAPVREIHRSHSSITSGLTSPPGSEAYYGETDSDADVAGYERQRRQKRRSPNNPNPGKPSGRASPEGGETSEMSGYDSAPDTHAYPHLLDGRGGDGERGLPGVARREVIYQPPVPGLWSSQTSTETSSIISSADDQGTRDGVQEEDSGFLVPLVCPARAKEALLLGSRSQLVPMVGPVNNPIDEELTTTYMEKAKQAKLNRGDNLQDKHVKEAKSKCRTIASLLTDAPNPHSKGVLMFKKRRQRSKKYTLTSFGSVDEDRCEDSQEEDGVFPGSESEFDEDGFSAVPDPTWDSDYLDMLEKRATAGTEGRVDRAEDASSPGLSHTTGKGAQLFEQQRKRAAEHAKKVEAAQPQAPPQSQVQGQVQAYQLHSQFQPQMQPDLQPQQMIPPGLRAIQLNQAQAPGQVATYSMSNGDPSYSAISTATMSPPPVALKPATASVTVLNKPAPPTETPLPEQPSSNVLNRTARPFTPGFISIRAATAPVAFRPSVTKTSQRPASAAFMPSQFSTASELAMNATSYFPPGPPPVFIQPSFVPQGPFPLTPQVPVNYYHPAVSTSEEKMHSSPAITAASQAPFVAGVPVYVPSMPTAQQAPMASAPAPLAYQYPGSPNPVALAPPLQVPVAQPSPLQYPMAPVSVVYQPEAVAPTPVPGPLGRTGILNDFRRRGGKPKPMFNVPEVKKHSPNPELLCMVQNLDDRSTRHKYVQPPPDDTFDDAGEEERSGEAGMGKAPPPVAPKPRVIHEAPQFLQAGGKGAELFARRQSRMGMYVVDNPPEMPYQQVVASHNAAQSLDFSNNPSLASQWKYSPNVRAPPPIGYNPLLAPSIPTGPQRNTSNPESMGRGAPQREGIKALDVMRRQPYQLNSAMFNYGGSDANISAMPSYQAQRQQLQYGNCTTATMVGSSLSPPKQIPIKTARVFEVKRFSTPTPMSAPSLAPQVIAPRSATSLGERFSYSSMISPPPAPFAPNPAPFSAQMPASTPSQPFGLPGLPTFSAAPIQHPLPPAVPTPYMPVSYTSGLQSAKQFQSAPDLSFLASLPSLKPAPVQAPKPRFVATKGGIKPHVWRPGAM